The Rosa rugosa chromosome 1, drRosRugo1.1, whole genome shotgun sequence genomic sequence TTTAaccctaattggactcctaataggaacggtcttttaataaaagatatccacaattaaaataaacaaatcataagaggtcaggagttcgagccccatcaagggtgggaatggggtggggttttaaaaaaaaaaaaaacaaatcataaaacGATTAGGACTTCAATAGCACGATTTTAACAGTTGGAAATATCTTTGTAAAGTAATATTTAAAAACCGAAAGATACTTTTCTAAAAATCGAACTCCCTAAAACGTAGGACTGACTCCCAATGCTTATGCATGAGATGCATTTACCTGAAATTCTCTGAGACCAGTTTGTAGGCTTCTTCAgtgctttgtatgggaatgccaatacaaCATGTACAAATCTTGTACCTATAGAGGACCTCCTTTTAGCCATCATCGATGGCTACAAGGAGGCTCTGAATGCTGCTGTGTATGATGGGCACACCTCATACTTCTTTGCGGATGATTATGCGGATGATGATGACTAGGAGGAGTACTACTAGGAAGAGGAAATACTATGGGGATGACGATGACCAGGAATACTactaggaaaaagaagaagacagtTTTAGGATTTAACAGTGTTAGGAAATTCATCTAGCAAATCTTCTATTTAAAGTATATATATTCTGTACATAACAGTTTCCCtttgtatttagggtttagggtactATTAGCAATGGAGCAGGTTTAGTTCTTAAACCATATTGGCAGTAATTGGCACTATTAGTCCTCCTTTGCATCCATTGCAACTTAAAAGAAGTTCTTCATGCTCCACAGATCACTACAGACTTGCTGCCTCTTATAAAATTTGTAGAGATAAATTCCTTCATTTGTAGGGATAATGTTGAACTTATTCTGCAGGACCAGGCAACCTAAAAGGTGCTGCATCAGGAAAGAAGTAGCAGAGGGGTTTATCCAATATCGGTCAGAACACCATAGACTTCACCTTTGAAATATACTTCTCCAACTGCTTTTCTTGTCCAAGTTATCAAGAATTCCTTGTGGCACCATCGTTTAGTCATCCCATTAAAGAAGTTTAATTGAGAATGCTGTCTTTGTCGCAGGTGTCGTTTACACCGTGGTTTTATTTGTATCACTGATATTCGTGATTACATAGAACCAAAATCCTTTAGGCTTCTTCTCCTAATTCTCTGTGGCCTTAAAAGCTCCAGGTATAGGGTGTTTGTAAGAGTATTGTTTGTAGCGATTGGGTTTGTAAAATTAATAAGAATCTTCATGGTAGCACACATAGGTATAAAGCTCAGTTAGTCGCCCAGGAAGTCAGTCAAGAAAAAGGACTTGACTAGGAAGACCACAATATCCGGAACCTCATCATCAAACCAAGGAAACCTGAACAAACTAGGAATCCAGAAGAAACAAAGGCTGGCATGCTTTATGATCCTCAGTGGCTTATTGCACTGGATTTCAGGAGGACAACCGGGTAGGTTtcatcattcttcttctttggtctTCATATTAATGCATCAGATTCTATTTCTATCTCTACTAAGCATTCTCAGAATACTATAAACTCTTCTGCTGCTCCACCTGGCACCTTGCTGTCATTAATAATGAAGATCAGCTGCAAGTGCTTTTACCTTGTTCTGAAAATTCAAATGAGCGTCCTGATTATATTCATTCTATAAATGCATCCAATACTCATTCCATGGTGACAAGGTCTAAACATTGGATTACAGATAAGAAGCTTTTTGAAGATTACTGCTGTTTTTCAAGCAGTATGACGAACAAACTCTCTGATGAGTTTCCTTTTCCCTGTGGTTTTACTTGTAATACTGAGATTCATGATTACATAGAACCAAGATCCTTTCAGGCTGATTCTGCTAATTCTCAGTGGCAAAATGCCATGATTGAAGAAACTCAGGCCTTACAAGCTCCCGGTACATGGTGTTTAGTTCCTCTTCCTTCAAGTCTTCTGGTAAGAATGTTGTTAGTGGCTAGAGGGTTTATAAAGTCAATAAGAATCCTGATGCATGGCTTCATACTATTATAAAGCTCATTTAGTTGACCAGGAATTCAGTCAGAAGGACTTGACTATGAAGACCACACATCCTGATTGAATAAGTCTGTGTATTGCCTAATTTCGGAATGAAATGTTCACCGGTTACTTGCAAAACAAATTATACTGAAtgcaagaaaaaagaaactaaaattGCATTGTTTCAAATGGTACAAGCTAGAAAAGAGGAAAGTGCCTATCACAAATTAATTGATGATACTACAAATTCAAACCAAATGGAAACAATTGGAACTAAAACAAGGAAGGTTTGGTCCATTCTTTCTACATGACATATAGATATGGAGAGGCCAGTGTGCGGTTTTTAAATTTCAGAGGGTAGAGAACAGAAGGTTTGTATTAACGCACAGGTTATTATATTTCACCCACTTTCCTGATATTTGTCTACATGCATCAATCACAAGAATGAAACAAATTTTTCTTACTCTTTATTGTTCTAAGAATGTAAGATGTGCATGTAGAAAGAGTGGAAACCTTGCTTATGCTTAATTAGTCCCAATTGTTTTCATCTGGTTTTGACTTTAGTCTCTACCTTTCATCTGTAGCAGACACTGATTTAGGTTCCTCTTTTGTGGCTTGCACAATTTGATAGAAAATGGTTTAGCTCTGTGCTTTATATTAAAACAGGAAATGTGTTTTGTAGCATTCGAAGTTTGGTAAAACTTTCATTGAAAAACTATTATGGAATTTCAGTCTAATGTGTTTTGTAGAATTTAAATGATTTTCCGCTGTTCGTGAAAAACTATTCATTATCGTCAGACTATGTTTTTGTTTCGGAATGATATTCATCTGTTGCTGAGTATGATTGATTCATTAATTATCACATATTTAGAGTATTTAAATTTGGTGAGAGATGTTGTTGCAGAAGCATGGGATTAAGTCGGTTGAGTGCTACTGGTGTGTCTATCTCAGATGAGGAAAATATGTTGTGGCACTAACGTTGTATCAAAACGGTAAATGGAACCACAGACTCCTATTCTGATGAAAAGATTTAGATCTCAGTTGCTTGCTGGAGAGAAAGATTCTGATAAGTTGATAACTATTAACAGCCTGTAATGCCAACTCAGGAGCTCCCAATCACACCTCTACTGGTTACAATATTACGGTACTATTCTGGAGGATAAAATGGAGAAAAACAGTCTCATGGTGGTTATCGATCAAGTCAGCATTTTAATGGAAGAGGAAGATTATATAACGGTAGATTGTGGATATAATGGAGCCAGAGGCAACTGCAAGTCTGCAATGGTTCTAATAAGAAAAATGACCAGTAGGAATGGAAGAATGAACATGAATTCCTCTCCTGAGCGTCAAATTAGTGGTAAGAAATGGCATAATGAAGTCAACTGCTATTACATAAATGACATCCCTGCCATTATCCTTCTACATTCATCGTTGAGGCTCAGATTTGTAGGAAGAAAGGCCATGCATCTTGCACTGCTCTCACAGAGGCAATTATGCGTGTCAAGTATCTGAACCTCCTGCTAATCTTATTGCTATGACTGCTCAAACTTCAGAAAGTACTTCAGAGCCCGGTCCTCTCATCATGCCTTTGCTCATGAAGATGTGTGGATTAGAGATACTGGTGCCTGTCACCATATGAATGCCAATATTAATAATTTGCCACTTGCTGCTCCTTTTGAACCTGAGGGGAAGATTACTTTTGGCAATGGTATAGGTTTAGTTATTAAACATATTGGCAGCACTATTCATTATCGTCAGAAGATTACTATTGGCAATGGAGCAGGTTTAGTTCTTAAACCATATTGGCAGTAATTGGCACTATTACTCCTCCTTTGCATCCGTTGCAACTTAAAGTTCTTCATGCTCCACAGCTCTCCACAAAGTTGCTACCtctaaaattttgcagagataaaTGGCTTCATTTTCCTTGATAACATTGAACTTATTCTGCAGGACAAGCCAGCCAAAAGAGTGCTGCATCAGGAAAATAGTGGCAGTGGGGTTTTATCCGATCGTAGTTAAATCACCACAAACTTAACCATTGAAACATACTTCTCTCCACTGCTTTTCATTCCCAAGCTATCAAGATGTCCTTCTACATGACACCATAATTTAGTCATTCCACTAATGAAGTTCCATTTAgaattttgtctttgttgtagGTGTCATTTTCTTTTGATCACTCTATTCATTTGCGTTCCTCTTGTCTTAGTGGCAAGTAAGTACTAGCCAGTTTATGAGAGTTCATCTATCCATAGTGTCATTGGACTCGTTTCATACGATCGATACTGAATATGGGGTCCAGCCCCATGCCTCTCAGACTCTCAGTGGAAGGATGAAGGCACTATGttacttttattgatgattgtaccaGTTCCTGTGCTTGTTTCCTTTGAAAAATGAATCAGATGTTTACTCTATGTTTGTGCAATTCTACAACTTTGTTGCAAATCAATTGCCTCCTCTACTCTCCAAACAGATAAGAGTCGGGAATACAATAGTAAAGCCTTTGTGTTGATTTTCATGTTGAAGAAGGTACCATTCACTAATTACTTTCCCTCATACTcccaaaggaagaaaaaaaaaaacagttacacatgattcttcttcttcaccacttAATCTTCATATTAATGCATCCGATTCTATTTCTATCTCTACCAGGCATTCTCAGAACAGTATAAACTCTTATCTTGCTCCTCCTGGCACTTTGCCTAGTTGCAAGTGCTTTTACCTTGTACTGACAGTTAAAATGAGCTTTCTGGTGATGCTCAAAATCAGCATATACTGGTTATATTCATTCTATAAATGCATCCAATACTCATTCCACCGCGACAAGGGCTAAACACTGGATTACAGATAAGGAACCAAGATGCTTATAAGCTGCTTCTGCTAATTCTCAGTGGGAAAATGCCATGATTGAAGAAATTTAGGCCTTACAATCTCTGAATACATGGTGGAA encodes the following:
- the LOC133739714 gene encoding uncharacterized protein LOC133739714; this encodes MILSGLLHWISGGQPDKKLFEDYCCFSSSMTNKLSDEFPFPCGFTCNTEIHDYIEPRSFQADSANSQWQNAMIEETQALQAPGTWCLVPLPSSLLKHGIKSVECYWCVYLR